The following is a genomic window from Plasmodium berghei ANKA genome assembly, chromosome: 9.
TCAAATAtcaatgaaaataaaaatcttGTAAATGTGACAAATCCTTTCCCTGATAATAATCCACCTGAACAGTCAGGTGAAATACgggaagaaaatgaaaataaatcgaaaattgataaaatgaaaaaaaggaaaaaaacaGAAATTCCAGACGAAAATGAATCAGAAACTATTATAGAAACTAAATCCAAAgattgttattatataaatagtagATTAGCAAGTGCTGGAAAAGATGGAAGTATaagaattaataatattcttaGCAATAGTGtggataaaatattaacagGACATACAAATACTATAACATGCATATTATGGTCAggtataaatgaaaaaaatagcagAATTTATAGCAGTTCAAGAGATACAACTATTAAAATATggaatgtatataatagtaCATTAATTTACGATTTTAAAGGCCATAAACATTGGGTAAATACTCTATCAATTAATTCTGAAcgcattttaaaaaacggtatatataatttagacactataataaataaaacagatatagaaaatcatattaataaaagtaaaaatatttataataattttttaaaaaatcaaaatcaTGAAAAATTAGTAAGTGGATCAGATGATGGTACATTACATTTAATAGAATgcttaaaaaatgataaatacaAAACAACCAAATTATTAGGCCACCAAAAACCCGTTATACATACACAATTTTCTCCAAATGGAAAATTCATTGCTTCATCCTCTTTTGACAAAAGTATAAGAATATGGTCAGGAATAGATGGAGCATATTTGGCTGTTTTTCGAGGGCATGTCGGGCCTGCTTATAAAATTGCATGGTCaattgataataattatattatttcatgCAGTCAGGATAGTACTTTGAAGTTATGGCGAATTAATCATTTAGTTcctcttttaaaaaaaaaagaagaaaatgatgagcaaacaaaaaatgaacaagAAAGTGAACAAGAAAATGAACACAAAAATGAAGattatgcaaaaaaaacaaactcAAAAGATAACGACCATGCAAATAATCAAGAGGATggtgaagaaaaaaaaaaaaaaaaaaaaaaggaaaaaaacgataaaataaaaagtaaaattaaaacattaCTCGTAGATTTACCAGGTCATTCAGATGCTGTATATGCCATTGATTGGTCAAATGATGGGAAATTTGTGGCATCTGGTGGAAAAGATaaagttttaaaaatatggtCTCATTAAATTGAGAAATTTATtgactatatttttatatactcCCATGCATGTActgatttatatatacatgtgcATCTTggtttttaaaattttttttttttccattaaaaatatatttacaaatcTTTACTTtgttttgttcattttataaattaactttttaaaattatatttttttaataattaacGTTTAATTAAATGTTGAATTTTATTCCAAAATCTACCTATTCATATTAtcttatataatataagtAAATGTGAAATAGGCTTATAAAATTTGGTCTGCTATTTCTTTGTGTTCATAGAGCAATGCTGATAACAACTCTAAATGTTTTCTGagaaataatacaaaacaaaaaatgtatatatataatacatatacttataaaaatgaataaattatgTTAAAATACTTCACTATATTTTCCATActtttccatattttttagagCTTCTATTCTATCTTTCATAAAATTCTCATCCTTTTCATAATCCtaaattaaacaaaaaattaggTCATAAATATGGCCAGAATATAATGAGCATATGCGCAAATAAGATAGGAATGAATACAAAATAGtcaacatttttttttaatttaatctGAAAAATTTACACTTATAGATTTATAATCCATATACAGTTCTTCATCTGAAATTAGTCAATAAGATATAAgtataaagataaaaaaataacgcATGTTTAAATTGCATATACATGCAAATTCACATGTTCGAACACAACTAAGGTTgcaaaataaacatatcaCTAAAATAGATACCTAATAATTCTTTCCCATTTCGTAAGTTAGATAATTTATCCTTGacgatttttattttatcacgATAGAATCtagtataatataaataaataaataaataaataaaacggTAATGAAAACCCGAATATTTATACCACAATTTAATATCTTACATAAATATCAAATATTATCCAATTAAtcaattaatttattttttttattgatatATAGCAAAGACTATAAaactatacatatatatgtggaTATTCATACATGTCTAATAATTTCCATTTTTGCAAACTATTCCTACCTTTCATAAATGCTCAAAATTTTCTTaggattttttttttcacctATTTATCaaagtataaatatttttcaaccatataaaaaaagaaaaaaaatcgaCAAATAGTAACACCAACATACATCCATTTGTATTTCCacatataatgaaataacaaattaaGGGTTATACTTTTCCTTTTCCcaagaaaattatttgttaaattatttttcctgattttaataaattaaaatatgcatatgagaataaatttatttgtcttttttttttttttttttctaactTCTTATTAATTGGCGCCTCTTCTTGCTTTTTTTTGGTAGACTGaattttttccattataaactaaaagaaaaaaatatatatgtgtgcatatttattagaattattttataatgagGCAATTAACATATGACTAAGGAACCAAATTTTCTTCGAAGTCTTCATCATCTACTTTATTTATCTTACTGATATGTCTTTTAAATTCGAGTGAACAtttgattttatatttgtgttATGCCAATCAGGAATTTCctaattaatatttgtaaaaaaattaaataatagtatattttaaaaaaatatacgaGGCAAAGTGGAtaatacatgtatatatatatatgaaaaactCAATAAATTGATAGgggaatataataaataatcaactaataatacaaaaccACATCCACATATTTGTGCACTTACTTTATCATTGTCGTAATTTGCATCTACACAAAAACATGGTTTCGCTGCTTCGCATATATAACAGTATTCATATTTCACAATTCCAGTAGCACTTttcttaaaaatacaaaaaattcaaaatttataatgatatatatatatattttgacacgtataaacataatttgtttctcttaatagaaaataatattatttttttttttgatcttatatttttggggcttttaaaaacaaaccTCGTTGCTCTGATGTCGTTCAGAAAAATCCAAATATTCCTCATCAACTAATTGGCAGCCCTGCTTGATATTTCTTTCATTTCTTTCACTTCTTTCACTTCTTTCATTCTTATGATATTCACTTTTATTGGACTCATTTATGCATCTTAAATTTGTCAATTTTTCTATACTGCTTCTATTTTCTTTactaaaattattatagcCTTTGGAAACAGGGTCGAAGAATTCATTTCTCAAATCTATCACAGTATTGTTACGCACTATATTGGGGGtttgtttataattatttttggaAACCTCATATAAATAGTGGTTATAAACATTTTCCACAGTGCTATTTCGtactttttcattttgtatatatttttttttcaagttAAATTTATTCTTGTCGAAAACAGCTTGCTTTATTCTTTCTAATAAaacacaaataaaattaaaagaaaattataaatggTTTCTAAATAAATCAGCAAAtagtataatataaatttttcgAAAAATAATCATACTGTATTCTGACAATGTATTCATTTCATCATACAATTtatcttttctttttaaatcctatatattaatcataattttttaaaataataattaaaagtTTGCCTTATATAAgcttattaatatatacaccATGTGGTACTTAAAgtagacaaaaaaaaatacccaaaacatatataacataCAAATCATAAAACAGacttaaaaacaaatataattttttttttcttattttattcctttatttattaaagcTAATTCTTAattcccttttttttatatagataatattttttaaaaagagGCCTTcaaatactttttttaagatCATACTATATATCACACACACATAAAtccatatattaaattttattatcactgaattaattaaagtataaaatattgtctttaattattctttttattcataaaacAAAACTTTTATCATATGGAGAGCTAACCGAAAATCTTGttaaataacaataatatgaatgttcataaaattgtagtgataataatgagaaaccattttcattacaattttttcaaacCATAAacttttcatatttataaaatgcTCTTTCAAATtatgagaaaaaataaaacggAAGAAAAAAcgattttatttgttaattgaaaaataacCATTTACATTATAAAGACCTTCCTTATCtttatatagaaaatttttttgggaaaaaactattttaaatatattttttgtaactATGTggtgaaatatatatatgtatatatattccaaTTATTATGagttcatttatttttcgtCATTTGGCcttttatatgtaaaagtatattttcACCCTTATAATATTCCTGatcattttaataatatttttaaatgcatATTCTTACAAACATTTaagttataaaattatatacaatgGACATATATgccataataatatttccgCTTAAAATCGGTGAAGCAATAAGACtataaatttatgtatacatacattttcattttacaACATATTACCATATAGGTGTTGACTTTTACATAAGCATGAATAAAATTCCCATTTAAATTAGATATTTCAatgaattaattttttaaaattcttcttattttttttatttcatttggCGTTTAATTCAAAAcctgttttttattttttttatactttcTATTTTCActgtcatttttttatactttttattttcactgtcattttttttttttttttttttggctCTTTTTAAATGTGCTAGCCAACTTATCATCATCCCATTCCTCTTCATCTTTCAATTGTATCTCCAaaattactattattatgaataatattttatagacTATCAATATGCggaattatatttttggaTATATGATGAatacataaatttaatatggaacagttatatattatatcaaGTTAAAATACTTTCACTATTATTtcataacttttttttgtgttaccaagatttattaatacaaaATGATAAGTCATGAACTAGATTATCTTAAGTACATAATTTACGATACATTTGGTCAGAGATGTAGTGAAATAATTGAACTCATTTTGCTTTATGGAAATAAATTGAGCATgaatgaaataattaatttatctaattatgattttagtattattaggaatataattttatgcTTGCtaattcataatattttagattttcgaattatttataacaaAACTATTGAATGTACTCACAATTCCACAACATCAGATTATGGAAAAatcaattatattaatatagaggatgaaaaaaaaaaggaatataataagaatacagataatgttttatttaaaaatgatcATGAAACCGAAGAAAAAAAGCTAACCACAAATGTAACAATAGATGCTGAAACtgaaatacattttttatctgaccttgaaaattataaatatataaaaggcTGTAAATGCTCTTCATGTATatgcaaaataaaaagagtAGAATATTATGTAATCgttagaaatatttatattttaattaggTATTCTTCTAtactatattatattcatccaacatatataaaaaacatagaTGCTCATGAATCTgaatatgtaaataataattcattaCCATTAAATACTATAACTACATCTACAATTGGAAATACAATAACATCCACATCTGGTGTTTCTATCAATTCAAATcctattaaaaatataccaaCATCTTATAATATGTCAAAATGTggaaattataatttttttacaacaAATATCATTTATGATACACAATCcatatatgataataatgatgTCAAAAAAGTTGGATCAAATTATAACATTACATATTGCTCTGATAAATATCGAAATAATCTTTATATAGAAGATgaagaaatgaaaaaaaatgatttgatcaattttattgaaaaaGTTATACTCATAaggataataaaaaatggtaGAGTTACTTTAGATGATtgtttgaaaaatataaacctTGATGAATATGTTGAAGTTTGTAAAAAGGATATATCCAATATtagcaaaaataaattacgattaatttttatacaattgttaaaaaaaaatataataaaaaaatgcaaacaATTTAATGAGCATATATGTgataatcaaaataattcagacgaaaataatattgccTTTAATACATCGCttaattatattgataCTTATTTTGAAGATACATACAAACAAATTCCATATACTTctcataaatatataaatactaatctattatataaaaataatccaaaaaataatataaataatatagatacACCCTttataaatcaaaataataacaactATCGTTTATCAAACAAATtcaatgaatataataataattatgaccaaaataaaaacatagaaaaaaaaagaaatcaTTATACAGCATCTcatgaaaaaattgaaaatgatTTACTAAATTTATCCgattttcataataatcACCTTAACATGATTGATTCGATAaatgattataaaaaaacacaaatacaaaattctccaaaaaaaaaatcaaaaacaAATCGTAATATTAGTAGTAATAACACCACTATTCCATACAATAAAACAGAATgggaaaataatttttttgatgaaaattttaaaaatcctgataaaaataattatccAATTAACATGGATGAAATAGAcgaaaatacaaatttaatCGCAAACAATAAAACAACAGAACATTTATATGAACAACCATATTcaatgaaaaaagaaatgtctcaaaataatattatagaCAATCTTGATAATCCATATacttattttcaaataaatagtGAAGTATTGAcatat
Proteins encoded in this region:
- a CDS encoding ribosome assembly protein 4, putative, encoding MENDINTLTKEILIQFVNHENKSTGPVINVPLSITKDNLDELINDLKKKSDNFIEDDSEDVNYSFMINDKLPLKNNLYESIKNNNISSEDILSIKYFPLNIFKVKKINNCNSTLPGHTNSILCLAFSPNSSHLATGSGDNTVRLWDINSQTPIATLKDHTDWVLSVLFSPDNKFLATTGMDKNVCIYDTHTGKLLNILTGHKKEVTTLCFEPLHLLKETNIKKNIPEKKKQKKEQHEAPNDKNNKIKNGNEEESNINENKNLVNVTNPFPDNNPPEQSGEIREENENKSKIDKMKKRKKTEIPDENESETIIETKSKDCYYINSRLASAGKDGSIRINNILSNSVDKILTGHTNTITCILWSGINEKNSRIYSSSRDTTIKIWNVYNSTLIYDFKGHKHWVNTLSINSERILKNGIYNLDTIINKTDIENHINKSKNIYNNFLKNQNHEKLVSGSDDGTLHLIECLKNDKYKTTKLLGHQKPVIHTQFSPNGKFIASSSFDKSIRIWSGIDGAYLAVFRGHVGPAYKIAWSIDNNYIISCSQDSTLKLWRINHLVPLLKKKEENDEQTKNEQESEQENEHKNEDYAKKTNSKDNDHANNQEDGEEKKKKKKKEKNDKIKSKIKTLLVDLPGHSDAVYAIDWSNDGKFVASGGKDKVLKIWSH